Proteins from one Bufo gargarizans isolate SCDJY-AF-19 chromosome 8, ASM1485885v1, whole genome shotgun sequence genomic window:
- the LOC122945540 gene encoding E3 ubiquitin/ISG15 ligase TRIM25-like, translating to MASADLRAELDCSICLSLYTDPVSLRCGHYFCRSCIVSALDAQEAAGVYSCPDCRAEYPGRPALEKNRKLGNIVERFLSTQPDMEETGIFCTYCDSPVPAVRTCLQCEASFCEKHLSRHSKSSEHTLVEPTATPKESKCSKHKEALKYYCPIDAAFICASCCVAGDHKGHDVELLDVASEKEKEKLRKYLKELNPQKANIKAKLLNLQDRQRNIREKASDKRKNVRKLFMDIKEQLEIAEKKALSEISRQEEKIVSQISDLIKKLEIEEDELSRKMRHVEEMCHVTDPIRLLRESDITVCGHGDDEDTGGDGGEGRSEDGLDEVLISLTLHRSMRDIVTNVTSELGLHVPDILLDEDTANRYLKISEDLKTATRTKSKPRMFFYYAKVLSRCGFSSGRHYWEVEWDQKGKCDIGMSYPSIKREGWQSCNMYNDKSWCLYMSGAGCGVRHHSVGSLLSVDTTCPRLGVFLDYEAGRLSFYQLCDPIRHLHTFTASFSELLHVAFCVEDEASVRIIS from the coding sequence ATGGCGTCTGCTGATCTGAGGGCCGAGCTGGACTGCTCCATCTGCCTGAGCCTCTATACAGATCCTGTATCCCTGAGATGTGGACACTACTTCTGCCGCTCGTGTATTGTGAGTGCGCTGGATGCACAGGAGGCAGCTGGAGTGTATTCCTGTCCTGACTGCAGAGCAGAATATCCGGGGCGTCCGGCCCTGGAGAAGAACAGGAAGCTGGGGAACATAGTGGAGCGTTTCTTATCTACTCAGCCTGATATGGAGGAGACCGGGATCTTCTGTACTTACTGTGATTCTCCTGTCCCGGCTGTGAGGACATGTCTGCAGTGTGAGGCCTCGTTCTGTGAAAAGCACTTGAGTAGACACAGTAAGTCATCAGAACATACTTTGGTTGAACCCACTGCTACCCCGAAGGAAAGTAAATGCTCCAAACACAAGGAGGCGCTGAAATACTATTGTCCTATAGACGCAGCCTTTATCTGTGCGTCCTGCTGTGTGGCCGGAGACCACAAGGGACATGATGTGGAGCTACTGGACGTGGCCTCTGAGAAGGAGAAAGAGAAACTGAGGAAATATCTGAAGGAACTAAACCCACAAAAAGCAAACATTAAGGCTAAACTTCTGAATCTGCAGGATCGTCAGAGGAATATCCGGGAGAAAGCCTCTGATAAGAGGAAGAACGTCAGGAAGTTATTTATGGACATTAAGGAACAACTGGAAATAGCAGAAAAGAAAGCGCTGAGCGAGATCTCCAGGCAGGAGGAGAAGATTGTGTCCCAGATATCTGATCTGATCAAGAAGCTGGAAATAGAGGAGGACGAGCTGTCCAGGAAGATGCGTCACGTGGAGGAGATGTGTCATGTCACCGACCCAATAAGACTCCTACGAGAAAGTGACATTACAGTATGTGgtcatggagatgatgaggacacAGGGGGAGATGGTGGAGAGGGCAGGTCTGAGGATGGTCTGGATGAGGTTCTGATCTCACTGACCTTACACCGATCTATGAGGGATATTGTCACCAATGTCACATCAGAGCTCGGGCTCCATGTTCCAGACATATTACTGGATGAGGACACTGCTAATAGATATTTGAAGATATCAGAAGATCTGAAAACAGCAACAAGAACAAAATCAAAACCACGAATGTTTTTCTATTATGCCAAGGTGTTAAGTAGATGTGGCTTCtcttcaggaagacattactggGAGGTAGAGTGGGACCAGAAAGGAAAATGTGACATCGGAATGTCCTATCCCAGCATAAAAAGGGAAGGATGGCAGTCTTGTAATATGTATAATGATAAATCTTGGTGTCTGTATATGTCTGGTGCAGGATGTGGAGTGCGTCACCACTCAGTCGGATCCCTCCTCAGTgtagatacaacatgtcctagaCTTGGGGTCTTCTTAGACTATGAGGCCGGGCGTCTGTCCTTCTATCAGCTGTGTGACCCCATCAGACACTTACACACCTTCACCGCCTCCTTCTCTGAACTCCTACATGTTGCCTTCTGTGTGGAGGATGAAGCCTCTGTTAGAATAATAAGCTGA
- the LOC122944764 gene encoding E3 ubiquitin/ISG15 ligase TRIM25-like, which yields MDLSLTMQMRGSGLSSADLRAELVCSICRSLYTDPVSLRCGHNFCRSCIVSALDAQEGAGVYSCPDCRAEYPERPALEKNSKLGNMVERFLSAQPDMEETRIFCTYCDSPVPSVRTCLQCEASFCEKHLSRHSKSSEHTLVEPIVTLKDRKCSTHKEVLKYYCPIDAACICVSCWGAGDHKGHYVELLDVASEKEKEKLRKYLEKLNPQKAEIQTKLQNLQDRQRNIQEKASVKRKKVRRLFMDIKKQLEMAEKKALSEISRQEEKIVSQISDLIKKLEIEEDELPRKMRHVEEMCHVTDPIRLLQESDIIVCGHGDDEDTEGDGGEGRSEDDLDEVLISLTLHRSMRDIVTNVTSELGLHVPDILLDEDTANIHVKISEDLKTATRSVNKYIRPESPERFQFDAQVLSRCGLSSGRHYWEVEWDQKQPCGIGLSYPSIEREGLQSSIGDNDKSWCLVMSSAGCEAYHNSVTSPLSVDTTCPRLGVFLDYEAGRLSFYHLCDPIRHLHTFTASFSEPLHVLFGLWPKASVRIIS from the coding sequence ATGGATCTGTCGTTGACTATGCAAATGAGAGGATCTGGGTTGTCGTCTGCTGATCTGAGGGCCGAGCTGGTCTGCTCCATCTGCCGGAGCCTCTATACAGATCCCGTATCCCTGAGATGTGGACACAACTTCTGCCGCTCGTGTATTGTGAGTGCGCTGGATGCACAGGAGGGAGCTGGAGTGTATTCCTGTCCTGACTGCAGAGCAGAATATCCAGAGCGTCCAGCCCTGGAGAAGAACAGCAAGCTGGGGAACATGGTGGAGCGTTTCTTATCTGCTCAGCCTGATATGGAGGAGACCAGGATCTTCTGTACTTACTGTGATTCTCCTGTACCGTCTGTGAGGACATGTCTGCAGTGTGAGGCCTCGTTCTGTGAAAAGCACTTGAGTAGACACAGTAAGTCATCAGAACATACTTTAGTTGAACCCATTGTTACCTTGAAGGACAGAAAATGCTCCACACACAAGGAGGTGCTGAAATACTATTGTCCTATAGACGCTGCCTGTATCTGTGTGTCCTGCTGGGGGGCCGGAGACCACAAGGGACATTACGTGGAGCTACTGGATGTGGCCTCTGAGAAGGAGAAAGAGAAACTGAGGAAATATCTGGAGAAACTAAACccacaaaaagcagaaattcaaacAAAACTTCAAAATCTGCAGGATCGTCAGAGGAATATCCAGGAGAAAGCCTCTGTTAAGAGGAAGAAGGTCAGGAGGTTATTTATGGACATTAAGAAACAACTAGAAATGGCAGAAAAGAAAGCGCTGAGCGAGATCTCCAGGCAGGAGGAGAAGATTGTGTCCCAGATATCTGATCTGATCAAGAAGCTGGAAATAGAGGAAGACGAGCTGCCCAGGAAGATGCGTCACGTGGAGGAGATGTGTCATGTCACCGACCCAATAAGACTCCTACAAGAAAGTGACATTATAGTATGTGgtcatggagatgatgaggacacAGAGGGAGATGGTGGAGAGGGCAGGTCTGAGGATGATCTGGATGAGGTTCTGATCTCACTGACCTTACACCGATCTATGAGGGATATTGTCACCAATGTCACATCAGAGCTCGGGCTCCATGTTCCAGACATATTGCTGGATGAGGACACTGCTAATATACATGTGAAGATATCAGAAGATCTGAAAACAGCAACAAGATCAGTAAATAAATATATCAGACCAGAATCACCAGAAAGGTTCCAGTTTGATGCCCAGGTGTTAAGCAGATGTGGCCTCTCCTCAGGAAGACATTACTGGGAGGTAGAGTGGGACCAGAAACAACCATGTGGCATTGGACTGTCCTATCCCAGTATAGAAAGGGAAGGACTTCAGTCTAGTATTGGAGATAATGATAAATCTTGGTGTCTGGTTATGTCTAGTGCAGGATGTGAAGCGTATCACAACTCAGTCACATCCCCCCTCAGTgtagatacaacatgtcctagaCTTGGTGTCTTCTTAGACTATGAGGCCGGGCGTCTGTCCTTCTATCATCTGTGTGACCCCATCAGACACTTACACACCTTCACTGCTTCCTTCTCTGAACCCCTACATGTTCTCTTTGGTTTGTGGCCTAAAGCCTCTGTTA